The following coding sequences lie in one Rutidosis leptorrhynchoides isolate AG116_Rl617_1_P2 chromosome 4, CSIRO_AGI_Rlap_v1, whole genome shotgun sequence genomic window:
- the LOC139903934 gene encoding transcription factor MYB114-like encodes MDPKTAKSSMKEVNRGAWTAEEDEKLAEAIEIHGPKKWTVIATKAGLQRCGKSCRLRWLNYLRPNIKRGNISDQEEDLIIRLHKLLGNRWSLIAGRLPGRTDNEIKNYWNSHLSKKKEIVEKRTDRYSTRSETKLGEMVDKKMKEDDGTGVEKHGVESSKFSFNVDEFFDFSNEDPMTLDWVNRYIAGTSGVFL; translated from the exons ATGGACCCGAAAACAGCTAAATCTTCAATGAAAGAAGTCAATAGGGGAGCATGGACAGCAGAAGAAGACGAAAAGCTAGCTGAAGCTATAGAGATACACGGTCCTAAAAAATGGACAGTTATTGCTACAAAAGCag GTTTGCAGAGGTGTGGAAAGAGTTGCAGACTAAGATGGTTAAATTATTTGAGACCGAATATCAAACGAGGAAATATATCAGATCAAGAAGAAGACTTGATTATCAGGCTTCATAAACTTTTAGGAAACAG gtGGTCATTGATTGCGGGAAGACTACCAGGGCGAACCGATAATGAGATCAAGAACTATTGGAATTCTCATTTAAGCAAAAAGAAGGAAATTGTGGAAAAACGAACCGATCGGTATTCAACGAGAAGCGAGACCAAGTTAGGTGAGATGGTTGACAAGAAGATGAAAGAAGATGATGGGACTGGTGTAGAGAAACATGGAGTTGAATCTTCAAAGTTTAGTTTCAACGTTGACGAGTTTTTTGATTTCTCGAATGAGGACCCGATGACCTTGGATTGGGTTAACAGGTACATTGCTGGTACCAGTGGTGTATTTTTGTAG